A stretch of DNA from Campylobacter gracilis:
TTTTATACTTAAGGAAATCCATGAAAAGATTGTTTCTTGCGCTTTTCGCCTGTATTTATGCGCAGGCCGAAGAGAAAAAATACGCCGATATCGTGCAGGGAAATAGCGATGTTTGGGGCAATGCAAGGCTTGAAAACATCGATAGCTACGGCAACGGCTTCGGTCCGATTTTTCTGCAATTTCAAGGACATCTGCAAAGCTCGGGCTTTTTTGCTTGGTTGGCACTGGGCGCGGTTTTGGGCGTAATCATAGCTTTTATTGGGCACTACGCGATCATAGGACCGAAGCACTTCGATCATCATGCAGGAAAGCCGATCTATGCGTTTAATAAATTTGAGCGACTATACCATCTTGTAGCGGCCGTCGCATGGGCGATTTTGGTTCCGACAGGCTTGATTATGATGTTTGGCGAGGAATTCGGCGGCGGCGCTTTCGTGAGGTTTTGTAAAAACGCTCACGGGCTAGCTACGATAGCGTTTGCGATTGCCGTTATACCTATGCTAGTGACATGGTTTTGGCGTATGTTACCGAGAACTTACGATATCAGATGGATGATGATCGTGGGCGGCTATCTAAACAAAAAGAAGCGCACGATTCCTGCGGGTAAATTTAACGCCGGGCAGAAAGCGTGGTTTTGGGTCGCGACTTTAGGCGGCATAGTAATGATAGCTACGGGCGCGTCGATGTTTTTCCTAGACTACGATATTCCCGCAATGAGAAGTGCGCTAGGTATGAGCCAGATCGAAATTTTAAGAGCAAGCGCGATTATTCATAATTTTTTGGGTGCGGTCTGCGCGGTGTTTTTGCTCGTGCATATCTACATGGCGGTCTTTGCGATCAGCGGCGCCATCCACTCGATGATCGACGGACACAAGCCGGAGGAGGAAGTTTACGTCCTTCACCACTACTGGTATCGCGAGCTGTTGGATAAGGGGCAGATCGCCAAATCGCAATTTGAAGCGAAGTACCCGCGCTTATAACTTGGGTAAATTTTATGCGGGCCTGCTTGCACGCGGCTCGCATTAGCTTTGAGGTTCAAAGAATTTTATTTTTAAGGATTACATATGCAACTAGATTGTCGCAATTTAAATTGCCCGGAACCGCTTTTGCGCACCAAAAAAGCCCTCGGTGAGCTAAAAATTGCAGAGAGTTTAGAAATTTTAGTAAACGACATAGCGCCCCGCGAAAACATAAAACGTTTTTTGGCTAAAAATGGCTTTGAGGCGCAAATTTCACAAGCGGGCGCCGACACTCTCATAAAAACCGTAAAAACTGACGAGCTGAAAGATGAAAGTATCGACGATATTTATTGTGACGTTGCGGCGCCAAAAAGAGGCAAGGTTATATTCCTAAACGAGGAACAGTGCGGAAGCGGCCCGATCGGAAAGAGCTTGCTTGCAAAATTTTTAGGCGCGGCGTTAAGCTTAGACGAAAAACCCGTAAAGCTCATCTGTGTAAACAACGCCGTGCTTATAACCACGAACCGCGGTCACGAATGCTTTGAGGCGATTAAAAAGCTAAACGAAGCGGGAGCTGAAATTTTAAGCTGCGGAAGCTGCCTAGAGGGCTACAAGCTAGTCGATAAGCTCGCAATCGGCGAGATTTCAAACGCATACGAAATCATGGACGTCCTATCAAAATACGAAGTAATCAAGCTATGATCTACAGAGATTTTAACCTCACGAAATTTATTGCAGCCGCCGGTTGAGCCGCCAAGCTTGACCCGGCGGGTCTAACCGAAAATCTTGGAAATTTAATCGAGCCCAATGCAAACCTGCTTTCGTCCACCTGCAGCAACGAAGATGCGAGCGTATTTCGCATAAGCGACGATCTTGCACTCGTGCAGACGCTCGATTTTATCACCCCTTTAGTGGACGATCCGTTTGTCTTCGGACAGATCGCGGCGGCAAACTCCCTAAGCGACGTATTTGCGATGGGCGGCGAAGTGATAAACGCCCTAAACATCGTGGGTTTTGATGATTGTCATTTCTCAAACGAAATTCTACGCGAAATTCTGCGCGGCGGCAAAGACAAGATCAAAGAGTGCGGAGGGGCCTTGGTAGGCGGTCACACCATCTCTACTCCCGAAATTTATTACGGACTTAGCGTCACGGGACGAGTGAATCCGCGTAAATTTTGGAGCAATAATACAGCGCGCGAAGGCGACCTGCTGATCCTAACAAAACCCCTCGGCACGGGCATTATCGCTACGGCTATAAAGGCGAAATTTCTTAAATTTGAAGAATTTCGTGACGCGATAGAGAGCATGATTTTGTTAAATTTTTATGCCGTGCGCGCGCTAGCAGGCTTAAAAATACATGCCGCGACCGACGTAACGGGCTTCGGGCTGCTTGGACACGCCCTTGAGATGATAAACGATAGCGTGAGCTTTAAAATTTATCCTAGCAAAATTCCGCTTCTAAAAAGCGCTCTCAAATGCCTTGATGAAGGACTGATCCCTGCCGGAAGCTATAAAAATTTAAAATTTATCGCGCCTGGTGTCGATTCCGAGCCAGACATAATGCTTTGCGATGCGCAAACCAGCGGCGGACTTCTGCTTGCCGTAGCGGAAAAGGACGCGGCGCGAGCGCTTGCGAATTTAAAAAACGCAGGCTACACTAGTAGCGCTATCATCGGCGAAGTGGTAGCGCGTGCCGAACATAAAATTTATTTAGTTTAAAATCTTTCCCATTCAGCCCCCTTTAAGCATCACTCTTGTATAATCACAATTCTGTTTCGCACCGAGCCGAACCTGCTTTCTTAACTCTTAAGTCCTAGTAGTTTTAGCCTTTTAGCGAACGCGTTTTTTAAAATTTTAACTGTTAAAAACAAATATCTTTAAGTCAATCTTTGAAATCTAAACAAGTGATCGATTGAGCCTATGGATTAGATCCATTAAAGGATTTAAGTTCATAAAAACAATGTTACAAACATAATGTTTTTAGATTAAAAACTTCATAATCGTATCTACCTGTATAAGTATAAAGAGTTTAAATCATAGATTAAATTTAAGACGCAGAATAAAACCTGAGCCAAACTCTGGTTTTTGATGCTATTCTTAGAAATTTATGATTTGTGAAAAACTTGTTTTTTGCAAATCTTTGTAGCTTTAGGTGGGTACAGGGAGCGAAAGCTCCCGCTCGCAGTAACGGCTTTGCCGTTGCGAGAAGTATAAATATGGAGAGTTTGATCCTGGCTCAGAGTGAACGCTGGCGGCGTGCCTAATACATGCAAGTCGAACGGAATTTAAGAGAGCTTGCTCTTTTAAATTTAGTGGCGCACGGGTGAGTAATATATAGCTAATCTGCCCCTTGCTGGAGGACAACAGTTAGAAATGACTGCTAATACTCCATACTCCTTTTTACCATAAGATAAATCGGGAAAGAATTTCGGCAAGGGATGAGACTATATCGTATCAGCTAGTCGGTGGGGTAACGGCCTACCGAGGCTATGACGCGTAACTGGTCTGAGAGGATGATCAGTCACATTGGAACTGAGACACGGTCCAAACTCCTACGGGAGGCAGCAGTAGGGAATATTGCGCAATGGGGGAAACCCTGACGCAGCAACGCCGCGTGGAGGATGACACTTTTCGGAGCGTAAACTCCTTTTGTTAGGGAAGAATAATGACGGTACCTAACGAATAAGCACCGGCTAACTCCGTGCCAGCAGCCGCGGTAATACGGAGGGTGCAAGCGTTACTCGGAATCACTGGGCGTAAAGGACGCGTAGGCGGATTATCAAGTCTCTTGTGAAATCTAACGGCTTAACCGTTAAACTGCTTGGGAAACTGATAATCTAGAGTAAGGGAGAGGCAGATGGAATTCTTGGTGTAGGGGTAAAATCCGTAGATATCAAGAAGAATACCTATTGCGAAGGCGATCTGCTGGAACTTAACTGACGCTAATGCGTGAAAGCGTGGGGAGCAAACAGGATTAGATACCCTGGTAGTCCACGCCCTAAACGATGTATACCGGTTGTTGCTGTGCTAGTCACGGCAGTAATCCACCTAACGGATTAAGTATACCGCCTGGGGAGTACGGTCGCAAGATTAAAACTCAAAGGAATAGACGGGGACCCGCACAAGCGGTGGAGCATGTGGTTTAATTCGAAGATACGCGAAGAACCTTACCCGGACTTGATATCTAACAAATCATCCAGAGATGGAAGAGTGTCTGCTTGCAGAAATGTTAAGACAGGTGCTGCACGGCTGTCGTCAGCTCGTGTCGTGAGATGTTGGGTTAAGTCCCGCAACGAGCGCAACCCACGTCATTAGTTGCTAACGGTTCGGCCGAGCACTCTAATGAGACTGCCTTCGTAAGGAGGAGGAAGGTGTGGACGACGTCAAGTCATCATGGCCCTTATGTCCGGGGCGACACACGTGCTACAATGGCATATACAATAAGACGCAATATCGTAAGATGGAGCAAATCTAAAAAATATGTCCCAGTTCGGATTGGAGTCTGCAACTCGACTCCATGAAGCCGGAATCGCTAGTAATCGTAGATCAGCCATGCTACGGTGAATACGTTCCCGGGTCTTGTACTCACCGCCCGTCACACCATGGGAGTTGATTTCACTCGAAGCGGGAATGCGAAATTCGCTACCCTCCACAGTGGAATCAGCGACTGGGGTGAAGTCGTAACAAGGTAACCGTAGGAGAACCTGCGGTTGGATCACCTCCTTTCTAGAGTACAAATAGATATCCTCTCACAAGGTATCTATCATAAAGTCTTAGCGCTAGCTTATGCTTAGCTCTAAGCATGCTCAATCGAGCTTGTTTAGGTTTGAGAGATTGACGGAATTTGTAAATTACGGGCCTATAGCTCAGCTGGTTAGAGTGCACCCCTGATAAGGGTGAGGTCACAAGTTCAAGTCTTGTTAGGCCCACCATTTAGATTTAATCAAAATTTCGAAATTTAGGCGGAATTTTGATTAGGTCTAAATTTCGATCTAAACGTTCTTTAAAGTACCATTGTTAAAGTCACAATCAAGTTTTAATAAAACAATTTTACAGGACTTGTTAAAGCTTTGATTATTCGAAGTGATGCCAAGCCTTTAGCTTTTTATGTTATCCAAAGCTAAAAGCTAAGATCAATACACGCTTATAGAGCTTAACTTACTTTATGAGTTTGATCTCTTTCCGTCTTAATTCGAGTTAATCAAATACTATAGAATAAATTTAACGCTTCGGCTTTAAAGATAGGGCATATTTAAAAGCTCTTATCCGTAAACTAAATGCCTAGTTAGATCGGTTTTATCTTTAGCAAGGAAGTAATGCGAATTAGAATATATAAATAAAAATAGTCTAAGTATTTTTTACGAATCTAATCCTAAATGATTTCTTTTATAGAAATTTTACGGCAACGCCGAAAGCGTTGCTGTGCTTTAGGTGGGTCGAGGGAGCGAAGCTCCCCGTCGCAAAGAGCGGCTTTGCCGGTCTGCGAAGTAAAAAATATATAAAAGGTAAGCTACTAAGAGCGAACGGTGGATGCCTTGGCTAGTAGAGGCGATGAAAGACGTGCCAGACTGCGATAAGTCTCGGGGAGCCGTCAAGGGGCTTTGATCCGGGAATTTCTGAATGGGGCAACCCAATACATAGCGATATGTGTTACCATTAATGGAGCCAACGCGGGGAACTGAAACATCTAAGTACCCGCAGGAAGAGAAATCAATAGAGATTACGCTAGTAGCGGCGAGCGAACGCGTAAGAGGGCAAACCACTAGTTTACTAGTGGGGTTGTAGGACCGCAACATAGACTAGGATCTGATAATAGAACAATCTGGAAAGGTTGGGCATAGAGGGTGATACTCCCGTATATGAAATCACATCCTTACTTAGCGGTATCCTGAGTAGGACGGGACACGTGAAATCCTGTCTGAAGCCGGGTCGACCACGATCCAACCCTAAATACTACTACTAGACCGATAGCGTACAAGTACCGTGAGGGAAAGGTGAAAAGAACGGCGGTGAGCCGAGTGAAATAGAACCTGAAACCGTTTGCTTACAATCATTCAGAGCACTATGCTATACTCTTTAAAATTAATCCAGCTTGGCTTTTTAGCCCTTTTTTATGAGACTGCGACTGCGGCAGCCAGATCCGGCTAGCCTTGTCTTGTTTCATAAAAAATCATCTAAAAATCCTGCGCATTTGAAATTTTAAATTTTGATCTGATAAAATTTCATCATAAATGACACAAACAGAGCTTTATGGTCTAAATTTAGAAGTAACGATTAACGATTAGTTTTAATGAGTATAGCAGTGTGATGGACTGCCTTTTGCATAATGAGCCTGCGAGTTGTGGTGTCTGGCGAGGTTAAGGAAACCCGGAGCCGTAGCGAAAGCGAGTCTTAATAGGGCGATTAGTCAGATGCTGCAGACCCGAAACGATGTGATCTATCCATGAGCAGGTTGAAGCCGGTGTAAGAGCCGGTGGAGGACCCAACCGACGGCCGTTGAAAAGGCTCCGGATGACTTGTGGATAGGGGTGAAAGGCCAATCAAACATCGTGATAGCTGGTTCTCTCCGAAATATATTGAGGTATAGCGTCGTGTAGTAGTTATAAGGGGTAGAGCACTGAATGGGCTAGGGCATACACCAATGTACCAAACCCTATCAAACTCCGAATACTTATAGCGTAACCACGGCAGTCAGGCGGCGAGTGATAAAATCCGTCGTCAAGAGGGAAACAACCCGGACTAACAGCTAAGGTCCCCAAATCTCATTTAAGTGGAAAACGATGTGAAGTTACTGAAACAACCAGGAGGTTGGCTTAGAAGCAGCCATCCTTTAAAGATAGCGTAATAGCTCACTGGTCTAGTGATTTTGCGCGGAAAATATAACGGGGCTAAAATGAGTACCGAAGCTTTAGATAGTGTCTATGATTATTTATACCAAGCTTGTCTCTTTGGCATCTTTAAATGAGCTTCATTTTTTCTCCTGCGGCAACCTACACGGTTAGCCTTAGTCGAAAAAATATCAGCAACATTTAAATCTGCTCAAAACAAGTGAAACGCTTTTTGCGAAAGCAAAAATGTTTCTTTGAAAGATACTTCGCTTCTTGCATTCAAATTTAAATGCAACGTCTTGATCTAAATTTTATAAATTTCAAAATTTCTTAGAATTTTAAAATTTAGCAACAAAAGCAAAAAGACAAGCCCAAGTAAAGTATAAATACTCATAGACACTGTGGTAGGAGAGCGTTCCAATCAGCGTCGAAGCCGTACCGGTAAGGAGCGGTGGAGCGGTTGGAAGTGAGCATGCAGGCATGAGTAGCGATAAAATACGTGAGAATCGTATTCGCCGTAAACCCAAGGTTTCCTACGCGATGCTCGTCATCGTAGGGTTAGTCGGGTCCTAAGCAAAGTCCGAAAGGGGTATGCGATGGAAAATCGGTTAATATTCCGATACCGATATCAGTGTGCGACGGAAGGACGCTTAAAGTTAGTGGAGCTAGCGGATGGAAGTGCTAGTCTAAGGAAGTAGGTTGAGTTATAGGCAAATCCGTAACTCTTTATCCGAGATCTGAAAGGCTTCTGACGCTCTTCGGAGTAGATGAAGAATCCATGATACTATCGAGCCGAGAAAAGTTTCTAAGTTTAGCTGATATCGCCCGTACCGTAAACCGACACAGGTGGGTGGGATGAGTATTCTAAGGCGCGTGGAAGAACTCTCTTTAAGGAACTCTGCAAAATAGCACCGTATCTTCGGTATAAGGTGTGCCTAGCTTCGTTAAGAATTTACTTCGTAAGCGAAGAAGGTTACAACAAAGAGTCCCTCCCGACTGTTTACCATAAACACAGCACTCTGCTAACTCGTAAGAGGATGTATAGGGTGTGACGCCTGCCCGGTGCTCGAAGGTTAATTGATGATGTTAGCTTACGCAAAGCATCTGATCGAAGCCCGAGTAAACGGCGGCCGTAACTATAACGGTCCTAAGGTAGCGAAATTCCTTGTCGGTTAAATACCGACCTGCATGAATGGCGTAACGAGATGGGAGCTGTCTCAAAGAGGGATCCAGTGAAATTGTAGTGGAGGTGAAAATTCCTCCTACCCGCGGCAAGACGGAAAGACCCCGTGGACCTTTACTATAGCTTGACACTGCTACTTGGATAAAGATGCGCAGGATAGGTGGGAGGCTTTGAGTCGTAGATCTCGGTTTACGATGAGCCATTGTTGAGATACCACTCTTCTTTATTCGGGTAGCTAACTAGCCTAAGTTATCCTTAGGTAGGACAATGTCTGGTGGGTAGTTTGACTGGGGCGGTCGCCTCCCAAAATGTAACGGAGGCTTACAAAGGTTGGCTCAAAGCGGTTGGAAATCGCTTGCAGAGTATAAAGGCAAAAGCCAGCTTAACTGCGAGACATACACGTCGAGCAGAGACGAAAGTCGGTCTTAGTGATCCGGTGGTTCTGTGTGGAAGGGCCATCGCTCAAAGGATAAAAGGTACCCCGGGGATAACAGGCTGATCTCCCCCAAGAGCTCACATCGACGGGGAGGTTTGGCACCTCGATGTCGGCTCATCGCATCCTGGGGCTGGAGCAGGTCCCAAGGGTATGGCTGTTCGCCATTTAAAGCGGTACGCGAGCTGGGTTCAGAACGTCGTGAGACAGTTCGGTCCCTATCTGCCGTGGGCGTAAGAAGATTGAGGAGAGTTGACCCTAGTACGAGAGGACCGGGTTGAACCGACCACTGGTGTACCGGTTGTTCTGCCAAGAGCACCGCCGGGTAGCTAAGTCGGGATGCGATAAGAGCTGAAAGCATCTAAGCTCGAAGCCGACTCCAAGATGAATCTTCTTTTAAGAGCTCTAGTAGACTACTAGTTTGA
This window harbors:
- a CDS encoding formate dehydrogenase subunit gamma; protein product: MKRLFLALFACIYAQAEEKKYADIVQGNSDVWGNARLENIDSYGNGFGPIFLQFQGHLQSSGFFAWLALGAVLGVIIAFIGHYAIIGPKHFDHHAGKPIYAFNKFERLYHLVAAVAWAILVPTGLIMMFGEEFGGGAFVRFCKNAHGLATIAFAIAVIPMLVTWFWRMLPRTYDIRWMMIVGGYLNKKKRTIPAGKFNAGQKAWFWVATLGGIVMIATGASMFFLDYDIPAMRSALGMSQIEILRASAIIHNFLGAVCAVFLLVHIYMAVFAISGAIHSMIDGHKPEEEVYVLHHYWYRELLDKGQIAKSQFEAKYPRL
- the yedF gene encoding sulfurtransferase-like selenium metabolism protein YedF is translated as MQLDCRNLNCPEPLLRTKKALGELKIAESLEILVNDIAPRENIKRFLAKNGFEAQISQAGADTLIKTVKTDELKDESIDDIYCDVAAPKRGKVIFLNEEQCGSGPIGKSLLAKFLGAALSLDEKPVKLICVNNAVLITTNRGHECFEAIKKLNEAGAEILSCGSCLEGYKLVDKLAIGEISNAYEIMDVLSKYEVIKL
- the selD gene encoding selenide, water dikinase SelD, producing MIYRDFNLTKFIAAAGUAAKLDPAGLTENLGNLIEPNANLLSSTCSNEDASVFRISDDLALVQTLDFITPLVDDPFVFGQIAAANSLSDVFAMGGEVINALNIVGFDDCHFSNEILREILRGGKDKIKECGGALVGGHTISTPEIYYGLSVTGRVNPRKFWSNNTAREGDLLILTKPLGTGIIATAIKAKFLKFEEFRDAIESMILLNFYAVRALAGLKIHAATDVTGFGLLGHALEMINDSVSFKIYPSKIPLLKSALKCLDEGLIPAGSYKNLKFIAPGVDSEPDIMLCDAQTSGGLLLAVAEKDAARALANLKNAGYTSSAIIGEVVARAEHKIYLV